From a region of the Panicum virgatum strain AP13 chromosome 2K, P.virgatum_v5, whole genome shotgun sequence genome:
- the LOC120672175 gene encoding PRKR-interacting protein 1-like: MATPNRDSNMQQLVPIAPPGKASGSDTGKELVVVDPAGKGSGGVKLREDEEDLEVKLRRIMENVPVRVSNTSGSSAGSGSGDFHQYRQMRRREQDRLARMDADYQKRKELAEFELRREERLKAAEERTANKRLKRQKKKQRKKEKRTKTGNGGEEPNRVESSDDDEGSDDDGESKQ; this comes from the exons ATGGCAACTCCCAACAGAGATAGCAACATGCAGCAGCTAGTCCCTATAGCACCACCAGGAAAGGCTTCTGGCAGTGACACTGGGAAGGAGCTGGTTGTGGTTGATCCTGCAGGAAAGGGCTCAGGAGGAGTAAAACTGCGAGAGGATGAGGAGGACTTGGAGGTGAAGCTTAGGCGCATCATGGAGAATGTCCCTGTTCGTGTCAGTAACACATCAGGGTCATCTGCTGGATCTGGCTCTGGTGATTTCCACCAG TATCGGCAAATGAGAAGGAGAGAGCAGGATCGGCTTGCACGAATGGATGCTGACTACCAAAAGAGGAAAGAGTTAGCTGAGTTTGAACTGCGGAGGGAGGAGAGGCTTAAGGCAGCCGAGGAGCGGACGGCCAACAAGCGCCTGAAACGCCAAAAGAAGAAGCAGCGGAAGAAAGAGAAGCGAACTAAAACCGGTAATGGTGGTGAAGAACCTAACAGAGTGGAATCATCTGATGACGATGAAGGTTCAGATGATGATGGCGAGTCCAAGCAATGA